One Ensifer adhaerens genomic region harbors:
- a CDS encoding sensor histidine kinase, producing MARGHETVLPDEAGYAASVRRATLFLGLLYQFMQFVISSTLWAFLGYNPIAIAPITLILMLNGTLMSYAMAVALFRFRGRSILFKLLLGSALALVAAAINASIDLLSHGLIEHGDPGPINWTNVGYTLIYCMALFHGWAFLYIALLANSELRERERRLAVTREEALTAQMRALRYQVNPHFLFNTLNSIAGLIEEGASTTARRMVLSLSSFLRTTLELDPMQDVCLADELALQLGYLNIEGERFSDRMRVKLEIAPGLEQALVPSLILQPLIENAAKHGVGGSIGVVEIVIRAARQGETLELSVENDMANEPPRPANKPAGTGTGLRNVADRIKARFPEVGAFISGLVAPYRFRAAITMPLRLV from the coding sequence ATGGCGCGAGGACATGAGACGGTTTTGCCTGACGAGGCTGGATATGCCGCAAGCGTTCGGCGGGCGACGCTCTTCCTCGGGCTCCTCTACCAGTTCATGCAGTTCGTCATCAGCAGTACGCTCTGGGCTTTCCTTGGATATAACCCGATTGCGATCGCGCCGATCACCCTGATCCTGATGCTGAACGGGACACTCATGTCCTATGCGATGGCAGTGGCACTCTTTCGCTTCCGGGGCAGGTCCATCCTCTTCAAGCTTCTGCTCGGCTCCGCCCTGGCGCTCGTCGCCGCAGCGATCAATGCCAGCATCGATCTCCTCAGTCACGGCCTGATCGAGCATGGCGATCCGGGCCCAATCAACTGGACCAATGTCGGCTACACCCTCATCTATTGCATGGCGCTGTTTCACGGATGGGCGTTTCTCTACATCGCCCTTCTCGCCAATTCCGAACTGCGCGAGCGGGAACGCCGGCTTGCCGTGACACGGGAGGAAGCGCTGACGGCGCAGATGCGGGCGCTGCGCTACCAGGTCAATCCGCACTTCCTGTTCAACACCTTGAACTCGATTGCCGGGCTGATCGAAGAGGGCGCATCGACGACCGCCCGCCGCATGGTGCTCTCGCTCTCCTCCTTCCTGCGCACGACACTCGAGCTGGATCCGATGCAGGACGTTTGCCTTGCCGACGAGCTGGCCTTGCAGCTCGGCTATCTCAACATCGAGGGCGAACGCTTCTCCGACCGCATGCGGGTCAAGCTCGAGATTGCACCGGGCCTGGAGCAGGCGCTGGTCCCGAGCCTCATCCTTCAGCCATTGATCGAAAATGCGGCCAAGCACGGCGTGGGCGGTTCGATCGGCGTGGTCGAGATCGTGATCCGGGCGGCAAGGCAAGGCGAGACGCTGGAGCTTTCCGTAGAAAACGACATGGCGAACGAGCCGCCGCGCCCGGCGAACAAACCTGCCGGGACCGGCACCGGACTGAGGAATGTCGCCGACCGCATCAAGGCCCGGTTCCCCGAGGTCGGAGCCTTCATATCCGGCCTCGTGGCACCGTACCGTTTTCGGGCAGCGATCACCATGCCGCTGCGGCTGGTCTGA
- a CDS encoding autotransporter domain-containing protein, whose product MRINLLSSTALGRAGLLSLALAAVPLVPSPAKAAGLLVPNDTTWSSDHTINGNLVIRGGPGGATLTINNGAKVESTDGYIADSRGSVGTVVVSGPGSTWDIVDANPNGDRMLFVGGFEGGIYGGKGTLIVENGGKVSAKETYVGALQEGDGTLVVRGAGSMLNTEFLGVAYGALTLNTATVRIEDGGLVNTNKTYFENGTVLVTGDNTRWVNTGEFTIGDSFTVEKGAVVSTNTAILREDESTDTIQAVIDGAGSELKVADRLLIGEAGRANLSIANGGKLSVGGDIVLSAVGGINNEGMGNLTIGGKVNLNNIAEPIAEQAQAAGTVNSSAKIDFGPRKGYVNFNHTNTGYEFANTMVGKGTITNFSGETIVGGDLSKFYGKVNVSGGKLVLKGNIDTIDNDPDNGPVDFSETRFEVSGGTLIVDGETGRVEGDRFYTNEVNVLGELNRIRNPNSTAFGRLGGSGTVGDTFIDKNAIISPGNNSTGTLTIMGRLDMASGSIYEADIAGDGRSDRIVVKSIGTNDNTGIAKIGTGTNVQVTALDANTSYKTGQTYTILTADRAIEGKFAEAISKSAFLEISLDQKEKQVDLTIKVKNGGKPGGEEPGKPGEPGGEPKPGEPGGEPKPGVFEGEAATGNQRQTALALNTLAQSGPSVGLYNALTLLDGAGARRAFDQLSGEVHASAQTALINDSSLLRHAANDRIRDAFGDVGAANVPVLAYGPEDKITTGAVAAVNSVPVAPPAMVGWGQVFGSWTNTDGNGNAGALDQSTGGFVTGFDAAISDNALVGIMAGYSRTNFDVDSRSASGNSDNYHLGVYSGSRWGDVALRSGLAYTWHSINTSRNVAFPGFSDQLKADYDAGTFQAFGEVGYRIDLPSVALEPFANLAYVSLHTDGFTERGGAAALSSRSNTTDTTFTTLGLRASAPLSLGTTEAKLRGMLGWQHAFGDTTPFSSMAFGTGSAFSVAGTPIAEDAAIIEAGIDFALTGNASLGITYTGQFGSGTTQNAVDAKLDVRF is encoded by the coding sequence TTGAGGATCAACCTTCTGAGTTCGACGGCGCTCGGTCGCGCCGGACTGCTCTCACTGGCTCTGGCCGCCGTGCCACTCGTGCCGTCGCCGGCAAAGGCGGCCGGATTGCTGGTTCCAAACGACACAACGTGGTCCAGCGACCATACGATCAACGGCAATCTCGTTATCCGCGGCGGGCCGGGCGGCGCGACACTGACGATCAACAATGGTGCCAAGGTTGAGAGTACCGATGGTTACATCGCAGACAGTCGCGGCAGCGTCGGCACGGTCGTCGTCTCCGGGCCGGGCTCGACCTGGGACATCGTCGATGCCAATCCCAACGGCGACCGCATGCTCTTTGTTGGCGGCTTCGAAGGCGGTATCTATGGCGGCAAGGGCACGCTGATCGTCGAGAACGGCGGCAAGGTTTCGGCTAAGGAGACCTATGTCGGCGCCCTGCAGGAGGGCGACGGAACGCTCGTGGTGCGCGGCGCGGGTTCCATGCTAAACACCGAGTTCCTGGGGGTCGCTTACGGTGCACTGACGCTCAACACCGCTACAGTTCGGATCGAGGACGGCGGCCTCGTCAACACCAACAAGACCTACTTCGAAAACGGCACGGTGCTCGTCACCGGCGACAATACGCGCTGGGTCAACACCGGTGAATTCACGATCGGCGACAGCTTTACCGTCGAAAAGGGCGCTGTCGTTTCCACCAACACCGCGATCCTGCGTGAGGACGAGAGCACCGACACCATCCAGGCCGTTATCGACGGCGCCGGCAGCGAACTCAAGGTCGCCGACAGGTTGCTGATCGGCGAGGCTGGTCGGGCGAACCTTTCGATCGCCAACGGCGGCAAGCTCTCGGTTGGCGGTGACATCGTGCTCTCCGCCGTCGGCGGCATCAACAACGAGGGCATGGGCAACCTGACGATTGGCGGCAAGGTCAATCTCAACAACATCGCTGAACCGATCGCCGAACAGGCGCAGGCGGCAGGCACGGTCAATTCCTCGGCGAAAATCGATTTCGGACCGCGCAAGGGCTACGTCAACTTCAACCATACGAACACGGGCTACGAGTTCGCCAACACGATGGTCGGCAAGGGCACGATCACCAACTTCTCCGGCGAGACCATCGTTGGCGGCGACCTGTCGAAGTTCTACGGCAAGGTGAATGTCTCCGGCGGCAAGCTGGTCCTGAAGGGCAATATCGACACGATCGACAACGACCCGGACAACGGTCCCGTGGACTTCAGCGAGACCCGCTTCGAAGTGAGCGGCGGCACCCTGATCGTCGATGGCGAAACGGGACGTGTTGAGGGCGATCGTTTCTATACCAATGAAGTGAATGTGCTCGGCGAGTTGAACCGCATTCGCAATCCGAACTCGACCGCTTTCGGCAGGCTCGGCGGCTCCGGCACGGTCGGCGACACGTTTATCGACAAGAATGCGATCATCTCGCCCGGCAACAATTCGACCGGAACGCTGACGATCATGGGCCGGCTGGATATGGCCTCTGGCTCGATCTATGAGGCCGATATCGCCGGCGACGGCCGCTCCGACCGGATCGTTGTCAAGAGCATAGGCACCAACGACAACACCGGTATCGCCAAGATCGGAACCGGTACCAATGTCCAGGTGACGGCACTCGACGCCAACACCAGCTACAAGACCGGTCAGACCTACACGATCCTGACCGCCGATCGTGCGATCGAAGGCAAGTTCGCCGAGGCGATTTCGAAATCGGCGTTCCTCGAAATCTCGCTCGACCAGAAGGAAAAGCAGGTCGATCTGACGATCAAGGTCAAGAACGGCGGCAAGCCGGGCGGCGAAGAGCCGGGTAAGCCGGGTGAGCCGGGTGGAGAGCCGAAACCGGGCGAGCCGGGCGGAGAGCCCAAGCCTGGTGTCTTCGAAGGCGAGGCTGCCACCGGCAACCAACGGCAGACGGCACTGGCGCTGAACACTCTTGCCCAGAGCGGCCCGTCGGTCGGCCTCTACAATGCATTGACACTGCTCGACGGCGCCGGGGCACGCCGTGCCTTCGATCAGCTCTCCGGCGAAGTCCATGCGTCGGCCCAGACCGCGTTGATCAACGACAGCAGCCTGTTGCGCCACGCGGCGAACGACCGCATCCGCGATGCTTTCGGCGACGTCGGCGCTGCAAACGTCCCGGTTCTGGCCTACGGTCCGGAGGACAAGATCACGACAGGCGCAGTCGCGGCGGTCAACTCTGTCCCGGTGGCGCCGCCGGCCATGGTCGGCTGGGGACAGGTGTTCGGGTCCTGGACCAACACCGACGGCAACGGCAACGCCGGTGCGCTCGATCAGTCGACCGGCGGTTTCGTTACCGGTTTCGATGCGGCTATCTCGGACAATGCGCTCGTCGGTATCATGGCCGGCTACAGCCGGACCAACTTCGACGTCGACAGCCGCTCGGCGAGCGGCAACAGCGACAATTACCACCTTGGTGTCTATAGCGGCAGCCGGTGGGGCGACGTCGCACTGCGCTCGGGCCTTGCCTATACCTGGCATTCGATCAACACGTCGCGCAATGTCGCCTTCCCGGGCTTCAGCGATCAGTTGAAGGCCGATTATGACGCCGGTACCTTCCAGGCCTTCGGTGAAGTCGGCTACCGCATCGACCTGCCGAGTGTCGCGCTCGAGCCGTTCGCCAACCTCGCCTATGTCAGCCTGCACACCGACGGCTTCACCGAGCGCGGTGGTGCGGCGGCCCTTTCGAGCCGGAGCAACACGACGGATACGACCTTCACGACGCTCGGTCTTCGCGCTTCGGCTCCGCTCAGCCTCGGCACGACCGAAGCGAAGCTGCGCGGCATGCTCGGCTGGCAGCATGCCTTCGGCGATACGACCCCGTTCTCGTCGATGGCGTTCGGCACGGGCAGCGCCTTCTCGGTCGCCGGTACGCCGATCGCCGAGGATGCGGCGATCATCGAAGCCGGCATCGACTTCGCGCTGACCGGCAATGCGAGCCTCGGCATCACCTATACCGGCCAGTTCGGCTCCGGCACGACGCAGAACGCGGTCGACGCCAAGCTCGATGTGCGCTTCTGA
- a CDS encoding invasion associated locus B family protein, translated as MRRFVWLSTMLMATFVAITPLHGEDAAGKPAAPSQLSETYEDWSVACAEIEGKKHCLLSQRQFHKSGQHVLTIELRTAAEAGLEGSLALPFGLYLDKGVTLGVDDATGGKPTRFRTCLPLGCIVPLTFTEATVALLRSGTALKIGAFASDSQKDVAFAVSLKGFAAALDRVIALSGKS; from the coding sequence ATGCGCAGGTTCGTCTGGCTCTCGACAATGCTGATGGCGACGTTCGTCGCCATCACGCCGCTTCATGGCGAAGACGCCGCCGGCAAACCCGCGGCGCCCTCCCAGCTTTCGGAGACCTACGAGGACTGGAGCGTCGCCTGCGCCGAGATCGAGGGAAAGAAACATTGCCTCCTCTCGCAGCGCCAGTTCCACAAGAGCGGTCAGCATGTCCTGACGATCGAGCTTCGCACGGCGGCCGAAGCCGGGCTTGAGGGGAGCCTCGCGCTCCCCTTCGGTCTTTATCTGGACAAGGGCGTGACGCTTGGCGTCGACGACGCGACCGGCGGCAAGCCGACCCGCTTCCGCACCTGCTTGCCGCTCGGCTGCATCGTGCCTTTGACCTTCACCGAAGCGACGGTTGCGCTGCTTCGTAGCGGCACGGCATTGAAGATCGGCGCGTTCGCCAGCGACAGCCAAAAGGACGTGGCGTTCGCTGTCTCGCTCAAGGGCTTCGCTGCAGCACTCGACCGGGTGATCGCCCTGTCCGGAAAGAGCTGA
- a CDS encoding flavin reductase family protein — protein sequence MVSHIRAVPLEKAYRLLNHGPTVLVSARHGGVQDVMAAAWACALDYDPPKLTVVLDSATRTRSLAEEAGVFVIQVPTAAQALLTHAVGTTSLHDDPDKLRNAGVKLFDMPDYDLPLVTGCSAWLACRLISEPSIESRYDLFIGEVFAAWADDRVFRDGHWMFETADPALRSLHYVAGGHFYAIGDAIDVSSR from the coding sequence ATGGTTTCGCATATTCGTGCCGTTCCTCTCGAAAAGGCATACCGGCTGCTGAACCATGGCCCGACAGTCCTGGTTTCCGCCCGCCATGGCGGCGTTCAGGATGTGATGGCGGCAGCCTGGGCCTGCGCGCTCGATTACGATCCGCCCAAGCTGACGGTCGTGCTCGACAGCGCCACCCGTACCCGCAGCCTCGCGGAGGAAGCGGGCGTGTTCGTCATCCAGGTGCCGACCGCCGCCCAGGCGCTGCTGACCCATGCGGTGGGCACCACGAGCCTTCACGACGATCCCGACAAACTTCGCAACGCCGGCGTCAAACTGTTCGACATGCCGGACTATGATCTTCCGCTTGTTACCGGTTGCTCCGCCTGGCTCGCCTGCCGGCTGATCAGCGAGCCGTCGATCGAGAGCCGCTACGACCTGTTCATCGGCGAAGTCTTCGCGGCCTGGGCCGACGATCGCGTGTTTCGCGACGGGCATTGGATGTTCGAGACGGCCGATCCGGCCTTGCGCAGCCTGCACTATGTGGCGGGCGGGCATTTCTACGCCATCGGCGATGCGATCGACGTGTCCTCCCGATAG
- a CDS encoding ArsR/SmtB family transcription factor yields the protein MTELQDAVFRALADPTRRGLFEHLCRQGDTTVVGLLADAGVSQPVVSKHLKILKAAGLVHDRHEGRYTYYSARREALATLVDWTTEMAGFWQDRFDDLDDLLKRMDQ from the coding sequence ATGACTGAGTTACAGGACGCGGTTTTTCGGGCGCTCGCCGATCCCACACGCCGTGGGCTCTTCGAACACCTTTGCCGCCAGGGGGATACCACGGTCGTCGGCTTGTTGGCCGATGCCGGGGTTTCGCAGCCGGTCGTGTCCAAGCATCTCAAGATCCTGAAGGCTGCAGGGCTCGTGCACGACCGGCATGAGGGCCGCTACACCTATTACAGCGCCCGGCGCGAAGCGCTCGCGACGCTGGTTGACTGGACGACGGAGATGGCCGGCTTCTGGCAGGACCGCTTCGACGATCTCGATGATCTCCTGAAGAGAATGGACCAATGA
- a CDS encoding SRPBCC family protein, with protein sequence MIETTETTRSVVVERDFPYPPEKIWRALTQPHLIAEWLMRNDFIPEVGRRFTLSADWGQVDCEVQTIEANRSLAYRWDTKDLTSVVTWTLAPARGGTSLRMEQRGFRADQKAYFQGATVGWPRFFTQLEDVVAKLD encoded by the coding sequence ATGATCGAAACAACGGAAACCACCCGCTCTGTCGTCGTCGAACGCGACTTTCCCTATCCGCCGGAGAAGATCTGGCGCGCGCTGACGCAGCCGCATCTGATTGCCGAATGGCTGATGCGCAACGATTTCATTCCCGAAGTCGGCCGTCGCTTTACCCTTTCCGCCGATTGGGGCCAGGTCGATTGCGAGGTTCAGACGATCGAGGCGAACCGCTCGCTCGCCTATCGCTGGGACACCAAGGACTTGACCAGTGTCGTCACCTGGACGCTCGCGCCCGCCAGGGGCGGCACGAGCCTGCGCATGGAACAGCGCGGCTTCAGAGCCGACCAAAAGGCCTATTTCCAGGGCGCGACGGTCGGATGGCCACGCTTCTTCACCCAGCTGGAAGACGTCGTCGCGAAACTCGACTGA
- a CDS encoding LysR family transcriptional regulator yields the protein MRRFDHLADVEAFITVMDKGSMTAGAVALATTPSVLSRAITRLETKLGTQLVRRTTRRISLTDAGRVYLDQVRAAFETIDQAERAIQGDGVVAGRVRLSAPTTYGHFQLPEKLTRFATRHPSVTVELSIANRNVDLVAEGYDLAIRLGQLPDSGMIGRRLEDAPLRLVASPDYVARRGMPRSVDELAAHTCLPFIMPSSGRPAPWLLRVAGADLDWIPHGPIQVEDDVLGTVSLTEAGLGICQTYDFIARDRLARGSLVELLPEFGGRSRPFSLIYPPHRNLPAATRALIDCLVEQA from the coding sequence ATGCGTCGCTTCGATCACCTCGCCGATGTCGAGGCTTTCATCACCGTCATGGACAAGGGGTCGATGACCGCAGGAGCCGTCGCGCTGGCCACGACGCCTTCCGTGCTGAGCCGCGCCATCACCAGGCTCGAGACGAAACTCGGCACGCAGCTGGTGCGGCGGACGACGCGGCGCATCAGCCTCACCGACGCCGGGCGGGTCTACCTCGATCAGGTGCGAGCAGCCTTCGAGACAATCGATCAGGCCGAACGCGCCATTCAAGGCGACGGCGTTGTTGCCGGACGCGTTCGGCTCAGTGCGCCCACGACCTATGGCCATTTCCAGCTGCCGGAAAAGCTGACCCGCTTCGCGACGAGGCATCCATCCGTCACCGTCGAGCTGTCGATTGCCAACCGCAATGTCGATCTGGTCGCCGAGGGCTACGACCTTGCCATACGCCTCGGCCAGCTCCCCGACAGCGGCATGATCGGCAGAAGGCTCGAAGATGCGCCGTTGAGGCTGGTCGCCTCGCCCGATTACGTCGCGCGGCGTGGCATGCCGCGTTCTGTCGACGAGCTCGCAGCACATACCTGCCTGCCCTTCATCATGCCGAGCAGCGGGCGTCCGGCCCCATGGCTGTTGCGCGTCGCCGGAGCCGACCTCGACTGGATACCCCATGGCCCGATCCAGGTGGAGGACGACGTGCTCGGCACCGTCTCGTTGACGGAGGCAGGCCTCGGGATCTGCCAAACCTATGATTTCATCGCGCGCGACCGCCTGGCGCGCGGCAGCCTGGTCGAGCTTCTGCCGGAATTCGGTGGCCGGTCGCGCCCCTTCTCCCTCATTTATCCGCCGCACAGAAACCTACCGGCTGCGACCCGAGCATTGATCGACTGCCTCGTGGAGCAGGCCTGA